In Nocardia sp. NBC_00403, the DNA window GGTCTTGGTCACGATTGTCCAGTTTCCACCACCACCGCCCGTCAAGTCCAACCGGTTAGCCTTGCGCGCCCGCGGCATGATCAACTCCGGTCGCTTGCACCGGGCCTTATATTCTCGGCGGGCTTCGTCCGGCGTAGCAGAGCTATACACGCTGGGATGGCTCCGCCTTCGGCGAGACCGACGGAACGCTGGACAGCTGCGGCGCACTCTCGCGCATGACACTCCCATCGCACGCGGTCGCGCCAAAGCGCTTCGTGGCCGCCGGAATGCTGACGGTATGGTGGCCGCATGAACACACGCATGCTGCGAAATCGCCGCATTTCGGGTGTTCTATTCCGGAAGTAACGGATACGGGAGGAACGTGGTAGTGCCGAGCAACGAACAGCGGCGAGCAGCGGCCAAACGCAAGCTGGAACGCCAGCTCGCCAACCGGGCCGATCGGGCGCGCAAGCGCAAGCAACTCGCGATCGCCGGGTCTGTGCTCGGCGTCGTCGTCGCGGTCGCGGCGGTCACCGGCGTCTATTTCCTGACCCGTGGCGACGACAGCGAGAACAACGCCGCGTCCGAGACCAAGGACGCCTCGCTCTCGGCTGCGGCGCCGCCTGCCGCGCAGGCCAAGCCCGCCTCGGTGAACTGCACCTACCGCGACGGCCAGCGGCCCGCGGACAAGCCGGTGAACAAGCCGCGCACCGAGGGCATCCTGACCGACGGCCCCAATGCCAAGTTGAGTGTCAGCATGGAAACCAGCCAGGGCCCCATCGGCCTCACGTTGAACAACGCCGAGTCACCCTGCACCGTGAACAGTTTCGCGAGCCTGGCGAGCCAGGGCTACTTCGACGGGTCCAGCTGCCACCGCATGACCGCGGGCGAGGGCCTGAAGGTGCTGCAGTGCGGTGACCCGACCGGCACCGGAATGGGTGGTCCCGGTTACGAATTCGCCAACGAATACCCGACCGATCAGTACGCGCCCGGCGATCCGGCCGCGGAATCGCAGCCGGTCGCCTACAAGCGCGGCGTGCTCGCGATGGCCAATGCGGGCCCCGGCCCCGATGGCGGCGGCACCAACGGCAGCCAGTTCTTCATCGTCTATGGCGATTCCGAATTGCCGCCGCAATACACCATTTTCGGCACTGTCGACCAGGACGGCCTCGCGACGCTGGACAAGATCGCCAAGGGTGGTCAGGACAACGCGAACGGCCCCGGCGACGGCAAGCCGAAGCTTCCCGTGACCATCTCCTCGATGCGCCTCGACTGAGTCATCCGAACCGGCCAGGGTAGGCGACCCTAATCATCCGGTAAGGGTGAGCTAAAACAGAAGATCCTCCGGCGCTTTGCGCTACGTGCCGGAATTGTGCGATATATGCTGTTAAGCGGCACGCCCGTACGGTTGTGTCGAGCTTTCTCGGGTAATCTCGAAACAAGGAGTTCCCGTAGCGCAGTCACACCCTGAAACAGGATGATCCCCCTGGGGGAATGCCACGCCACGAGCACTCTTGGTGTCCGCGTTTGCAGGCGGGGCAGCGTCCGACGGACTACAGTTCGCGTGGCGGTGTCCGTGACGAAGCACCACAACATCCATAGTGATCACTGCAGCATCGGGGAGCAGCCATGTCCGAGGAACTGGACGACATCGGCCGGGAAACCGCGGCCATGGTAAAGACTATGTTGCAGCTTGCGACCCTGGTCGCGCTGCGGGCCCGTGAACGTGGTCAGAAAGAAGCCGAAGCGCGCGTCAAGGTCACCGAGGCCCGCAACAAGGAAGCCAGAGAGCTTCAGATCCGTGAGGCTCGCGACGCCAAGGCCAAAGATCCGCGCAACCTGGAACTGGCCAGAATGGTCGAGAAAACGGTGCCCGCCAAGGGAATCTCCTTGGAGAAGGACCGATTCGCGGCACAGGCCGAAGCCAGCCGCATGGCCGCCACCGCCTCCGCCGCAGCCAAGCCGCTCGTCCGTTACGACTCCGCCGAACGGCGCACGGCCATCGCGGCCCACCTCGCCAGGATCGGCATCTCACCGGAGTTGGCGGCAGTACGGATGCTCATCGAGGTCGGGCAGGCGCTGCCACCGGAAGAAGCGGTCCGCGTCCGTAATGAAGAGGCTCGAGCGACCGCGGCCAGGGGCCGGGAGCAGGAATCCCGCGGCCTGGAGCGCGTCCGACAGTAAGCCACGAGAAACGCCCGCTGATCCAGCGGGCGTTTCGTCATTCCGCGGACCGGTATGTCCGCTGCGCCTTCAGGATTCGCTCACATTCGGAAGTCGCCGACGGTCGGATCACCGAACAGCCCCTGGGCCGGGGACTTCAGCGGCAGCGGGCTCAGCATGTCCTTGTGCCCGTTGCGCACGCTGCAGTACTTGAACGGCCCACGGGGATCGAACAGTTTCGTCATATGCGGGTCGGCATGGTCGAGGAACCACACGCTCAGCCCGGTGCTCGGCTGCAGCCGGTAGTGCTCCCACGCCCGCCACAGCGCATCCAGCCGCGCCACCGCCTCGGCATGCTTCCACCATTCGGGGCACCACACCGTTTCACTGATGTCGGTCACCTGGCGGCGGTAGACGAGACTCAGATAGTTCTCGACGAATTCCACCACGCTGGTGTGAATCATCGGCTGTTGCTGCTGTTCGGTCACAGCGGCCGGACCTCCTCGGATTGGCCGTATTCAGGTGGTGGAGTGACCTTGGTCAGCGAAGGTGAGCCGATCAGGTCGATGATTTCGGTCTTGCGCCCCGGGAGATGGTGCTCGATCGACTTCTTCACGTCGGCAGAGTACTCGCCCTCCCACCAGGGCACGGTGCGGACCAGCACCGCAGGCTGGCCGGAGGTGAAGACGATCGCACGGCCCTGCGGCAGGGTTGCCAACCCGTGCGCGGTGAACGTCTTCGACGAGCCGAGCGAGCGCGAATAGCTCTTGCCGCCTTTGGATTCGGAGACCGAAGAGGACACGGCATCGTATTCGCCGATCGCCTCGGAGCGGTCCCGCAGGAAATTCATATCGTCCACACCGGGGCCGAGCACCTTGACGTTGGCCGCCGACCACAGCGCGAGCATGCCGGCGTCTCCCCAGCAGCGCGCACCCTGGGCCCAGGACTGCAGCACCGTCATCACCACGATGCCGCGCGATCCGAAGTGGCTGTACTGCTTGGGCAGATCCTTCCAGCGCACCACGTTGGCCGCCTCGTCGAGCACGGCGAGCATCGGAATGGGCAGGCGACCGCCCGGCGAGCGCGACGCCTTACGCATGGCCACGTCGATGACGGCCTCGGTCAGCGCACTCACCAGGGGCGCCGCGGAGCCGCGACCCTCCAGCGAGAGGCTGTAGAGGGTGCCGTTGGCCTCGAGGAAGGCGAGTTCGTCGAACTGCTCTCTGTTGTCGCCGGGCAAGATCCAAGAGTGCACGTTCGACAGCTGCAGACACCGGATCATCTTCTTCGCGGTACCGAAAATGCCACTCTTGGTTCGCGGATCGGCGTTGTACTGCATGGCAAGACCCGAGGCCGTGTAGTGCTTGCTGGCATTGCGCAGCAGCTCGATGGGCTCGGAGTCACCGGGGTTGGTCACCCAGTCCCACACCTGCACGATCGGCAGGCCGCCGAGCGCCGCGGCCAGGAACAGACCGGCCAGCAGATCTTCGGCCTCCGGGTCGAAGAACACATCCGACTTCGTGGAGTCCGAACCGTTGTCGGCGTCGGCGAAGTGCCCGGCCAGTCGCGCGGCCCGCATTTCGGCGCCGTCGTGGTGAGCATCCACCCAGGCCAACGGATCCCAGTACCAGGTGGGTTCCTCGCCCGCCACGCCCTGTGGGTCGAAGACGAATGTCGGACTTCCCTTGGCCTTGCGCACATCCCGGGTCGCGTCCACCACGTCCCGTTTGTTGGAGGTGGCAAGGACCGGACCGATCGCGGTCAGGATCGCCGGGATCACCCGTGAGGTCGACTTGCCCTGCCGCGGACCCCAGATATCCAGGTGCAGGTCCTCGTAGGAACCGTAGAGCATCACCCCGTCGGCGACACCGATGCCGATCGGCACACCGGGTGCGTCGTTGTAACCGAGACGCACACCGAGCGTTTCGGCCTTGGCCCGCACGCCTGCCTCGGTGAGCGAGGCGATGGCGCTGCCGTTGCCCATCACATCGGCCTTGTCGTCGATGGCCAGGCGTCCTTTGCCCTGGCGCTTCTGCAACTGCTTGCGCACGTAGAGGTAGACCAGTAAGAGCCCGATCACCAGCAGCACGAGGACCGTGGATGCCCGCGGCCAGTGCAGTTTGCCGCGGGCGAGGTCGGCGACGATGGCGATCGGATTGATCGGGACGTCCTGGCGGGTGACCGCCATCGCGTTGCCGAGATGCAGTGCGATCCACAGAGTCCCGAGGATCGCGAAACCGGCGTAGATCATGTACAGGGTGACGTCGGGCCCGGCTATGGCCGGATCCTGCACCTTCTTCTTCTTCGCCATGTCTGCCTCCTGTCGGGACCGTGCGGTGTGGTCTGCGCTGGATCAGCGGTACGCGTCGAGCCGCCAGCCGTCCGATGTGCGGACGACGGTGGCGATGACCGTGGCGGGCGGCAGCTTTTCCTTGCGCCCGTTCGGGTAGACGACCGTCTGCTCGATGCCGATCTTGAATTGTTGGATGTTCGGGTCCGCGCCTACCGGCGGCTTGTCCCCGGACGCGAAGGTGAACGCCTCCACGCGCGCCTTCGCTGTGGCCCACTGCGCCCACTGCAGTGTCGCCTTCGGCGTCTCCAGCCCGGTCGGGACGCTGTCCAACATCCGAATCATGCTGGGGCCCAGCCATTTCCTGGCCCGAGTCAACGAGGCGCCCTGATCCTCGGTGGCAGGATGCCAGGTATAGATCTCCTTCAGCGCGGCAACCGCGACACCATCCGGCGTCACCGGGTCGGGTGCGGGCACCTCCTCCAGCAATCGAGTCGTGGACGTGGGTGGGTGTGACACACCGGAATTCACGTCGCCACCCTCTCCACGACCGCAGGCGGCACCAAGCATCGCGACGCTCACCACCAGCATCACCACCAGTATCGCGCGGGCTTTCACTTTGTCATTCAAGACTAATCGGTCATTCAAGGCTAACCGCCGTGACCGACACGTGGGCGCTCCGACAGCCTCCGGAGCCTGGGTGTGTTCACTCCCGCTGCTCACAGTACCCTCCTGGCTCGCGCGTCTCCGGGCACCGCGACCTGGGTCACGCCGCCGCGCGAGCGCGCCTCCGCACCTGGCACCGACTGGATCATTCGTCCATTGCCGGAATAGATTCCGACCTGCGCGGGACCCCGCGGGCCGAAGGCACTGAACACCAGATCACCCGGCGCCAGTTTGCCCATCGGCACCTCGACACCCGCCTCCCACTGCTGTTCGGCGGTCCGCGGCAATGTCACGGTCCCGGAGGAGGCCGCGAACACCGCCGCCGAGGTCAAGCCGGGACCGTCCAGACCGCCACCGCTGGGTCCCTGCGGACCACCGCCGCCCCAGACATACGGCTGACCGAGCCATTCGTGCGCGGCCTCCACGATGTTCTCCCCACTGGACCCACCCTTCGGAGTGAAGCGACCGAGCGAGCCCGGCGCCCGGTACTGCGGCTCCATCGCGAGGATGTTCGCGACATAGGGCTGGGTCTCGGAGTAGTGCGCCGCCACCTGATTCGGCATGCCGCCGGAGGCGAGCACCGCGCCCTCACCTGCGTTGTAGGCGGCCAGGGTCAACGCGGTGATGTCGCCGTGCACGCGCCCCTCGGCCTGCCAGGCCATGATCTTGTGCGCGATGGCGCACATATAACGGCCCTGGCCGACGATCGCATCGCCGTCGTCCCACACGCTGGCAACGCCGTTGCCATCGGCGTCGACGACATACGGGCGGCCGTCGTCGGGGTTCGTGCTCGCCGCGGTGCCCGGCAGGAACTGCGCGAGGCCCTGCGCACCGGCCGGTGAGTTCGCGCCGCGCTGGAATCCGGACTCCTGCCTACCCTGGGCAGCCAACAGCGACGGGGTGATCTGCGGGCACAGCGAGCCCGCACGGCGATACCAGATTTCGAGCTCCGGGGGCACCTTGCCCGCGGCCAGCGCGCCGCCTGCGGTGCCGAAGCCACGGCTGCACCGCGGATCGTTCGAAAACGCCCGCGCACCACCGACATCCGGCGTCGGCGCACCGTCGAGCCACGGCAGTGGGTCGATTTGACGCCCCCCGGTGAAGCGGCCGCCCGGCACGATCTCGAAATGCAGATGCGGACCACTGGATTCACCCGCCGAGCCCACCTGAGCGATCGGCTGGCCCGCGGTCACCGTGTCGCCGACGCGCACGTGCACACCGCTGTCCCACATGTGGCCGTACACCGCCGAATACGAGCGGCCGTTGGTGTCGACCGAGTCGACGACGATCCAGTTGCCGAAACCCGATGCGGGACCGGCCGCCACAACGCGGCCTTCGGACACCGAGTAGATCGTGGTGCCGTCGGTGGCGGCCAGGTCGACGCCGAGATGAGCGCCGCCGCGCGCACCGAACACATCGGACACGGTGAAGGTGCCCACCGCCAGTGGCAAGGTGCGACGGATCGGCCCGCTACCGGCCGCGAGCGACGGCGTCCCGGTAGCGGTCGGGTTCGTCTGCGTCACAGAAGGATTCGTTGCCGTAGAGGTGGCGATCGAGGCTGCGGCGCGGGGATCACCCGGCGCGAAACCACCCAGCGACGGCAGGGCGGTCTGCGACGGCCCGAGCACCGAGTAACCCTCACAGTCCTCATCCACCGCGGGCATCACGATCACTACGACAAGGGTCATCAGCGCCAGCACCGCGCCGAGGGCAAACCAGAGGATGGAGCGGCCGGTCACCGCGACACCCGCACAGCCGGATTCGACACCCGTCGAGGTGGATTCGGCACTACCCGCGTAGGCCGCAGCAGGCCCCGCACGCCGGGGCAGGTCACCGTTGGCGCCGGGATTCGTTGAGGGTGTCGGCGAGGGTGCGATTCATTTCGGCGGCCGCAGCCAATTGCTGTTGCAGCAGTGCCACTTTACGGCGCAGCGCGGTCGCGTCCAGCCGTTCCAAGCTCGGTCCTTCGGCGGCGCGCACCCAATTGCGCACCGAATTCGTATGCACACCGATCTGTTCGGCGACCACCCTGCATGCCTCCGATTCGCTGCGCAGCTTGCCGGTCAACGCCATGACCTGCGCCACCGCGGCATTGCGCACCTCCGGCGACACTCTCCGATAGGACCGATGCGGCATCACGCGGCCCACCTCCAGCTCGCACGCACAGGTCTGCACCATCTCGCGACCGTCGCACCAACTCTCATGCGGCACTCCCGCCCGGCGAATTCGAGCCACGCGTGGTGGATTCGGTGAACTCACTGAACCGCTGATTGGTGTCGTGGATTCCACTTTCCTTCTCCGAGAGGGTGAACTCCATATGGAATGGGATGCCGGGCCGACGATCCTCACCGATTTTCAGGAGGAACTTGCCGGTGCCCGGTGGTGACGGCCGTTGCTGGCCGGGCTTGAGCGCCTCGCCCGTCAGCGCTTGCGGTGCGGACCATCCGGTCACCATCTCCTCCTCGGCGGATGTGAACGGAATGGTGCTGTCGAGGCGTTTGATCTCTTCGCCTGGCAGCGCGCCGAAGATCTTGGCGCGCGCCCGCTCCAGGAAACCCAGTGCCTTGGCAATCGCCGCTTCGGATCCGAGTGCTTGCAGGTCCTTGATGGTGTGGCTGATCATGATCAGTGCGGTGCCGATGCCACGCTGCAGGCGGGTGAGCTCGTCGACCCGGTCGATCATGAAGTCGCCGAGGCCGAGCACCTGCCACAGCTCGTCCATCACCACCTGGAAGTAGCGCTGCGCGCCGAGTTCGGCGTCGGCGAGCACGTGTGCGGCCTCCACCGAGGCGAATCCGTCCGCCCAACAGGCCAACATCACGGCGGCCTTGAGCTTCTTGTCGCCGGTGGGGATGTGCGAGACGTCGATGCAGACCGCGACCGCGCCGGTGTCGATCGGCACCGTGGTCTGGCCGTTGAAGATCGCGCCGAACGGGCCCTGAGTGAGCGCACGCAGGGACCGGCGGAGCCCTTTGATCGAGACCTGGTACTCGTCGGGGTTGTCAGCGCCCGCGTCGAGCATCAATTCCTCACCGCCACCGACGATCACCTCGAGCAGGTTCTCCATGATGGGCGGCTGGTCGGGGGTGTAGCCGCTGCCCGGCCGGTAGAGCACGCGCAGCGCGGTGGAGATCAGTGTCTCCTCGTAGTCGCGCACCCGCGCGCCGCGCACCAACTCGACCAGACCCGCGACCAACGTCACCTGCCTGGCCCGCAGATCCTGCAGCACCTGGGTCTGCAACGCAGGCAGCGCGTCCAGGCGCGGCACCACCGAACCGAGCACACCCGCGGCGAG includes these proteins:
- a CDS encoding peptidoglycan DD-metalloendopeptidase family protein, which encodes MTGRSILWFALGAVLALMTLVVVIVMPAVDEDCEGYSVLGPSQTALPSLGGFAPGDPRAAASIATSTATNPSVTQTNPTATGTPSLAAGSGPIRRTLPLAVGTFTVSDVFGARGGAHLGVDLAATDGTTIYSVSEGRVVAAGPASGFGNWIVVDSVDTNGRSYSAVYGHMWDSGVHVRVGDTVTAGQPIAQVGSAGESSGPHLHFEIVPGGRFTGGRQIDPLPWLDGAPTPDVGGARAFSNDPRCSRGFGTAGGALAAGKVPPELEIWYRRAGSLCPQITPSLLAAQGRQESGFQRGANSPAGAQGLAQFLPGTAASTNPDDGRPYVVDADGNGVASVWDDGDAIVGQGRYMCAIAHKIMAWQAEGRVHGDITALTLAAYNAGEGAVLASGGMPNQVAAHYSETQPYVANILAMEPQYRAPGSLGRFTPKGGSSGENIVEAAHEWLGQPYVWGGGGPQGPSGGGLDGPGLTSAAVFAASSGTVTLPRTAEQQWEAGVEVPMGKLAPGDLVFSAFGPRGPAQVGIYSGNGRMIQSVPGAEARSRGGVTQVAVPGDARARRVL
- a CDS encoding DUF4913 domain-containing protein, yielding MTEQQQQPMIHTSVVEFVENYLSLVYRRQVTDISETVWCPEWWKHAEAVARLDALWRAWEHYRLQPSTGLSVWFLDHADPHMTKLFDPRGPFKYCSVRNGHKDMLSPLPLKSPAQGLFGDPTVGDFRM
- a CDS encoding peptidylprolyl isomerase codes for the protein MPSNEQRRAAAKRKLERQLANRADRARKRKQLAIAGSVLGVVVAVAAVTGVYFLTRGDDSENNAASETKDASLSAAAPPAAQAKPASVNCTYRDGQRPADKPVNKPRTEGILTDGPNAKLSVSMETSQGPIGLTLNNAESPCTVNSFASLASQGYFDGSSCHRMTAGEGLKVLQCGDPTGTGMGGPGYEFANEYPTDQYAPGDPAAESQPVAYKRGVLAMANAGPGPDGGGTNGSQFFIVYGDSELPPQYTIFGTVDQDGLATLDKIAKGGQDNANGPGDGKPKLPVTISSMRLD
- a CDS encoding type IV secretory system conjugative DNA transfer family protein, whose translation is MAKKKKVQDPAIAGPDVTLYMIYAGFAILGTLWIALHLGNAMAVTRQDVPINPIAIVADLARGKLHWPRASTVLVLLVIGLLLVYLYVRKQLQKRQGKGRLAIDDKADVMGNGSAIASLTEAGVRAKAETLGVRLGYNDAPGVPIGIGVADGVMLYGSYEDLHLDIWGPRQGKSTSRVIPAILTAIGPVLATSNKRDVVDATRDVRKAKGSPTFVFDPQGVAGEEPTWYWDPLAWVDAHHDGAEMRAARLAGHFADADNGSDSTKSDVFFDPEAEDLLAGLFLAAALGGLPIVQVWDWVTNPGDSEPIELLRNASKHYTASGLAMQYNADPRTKSGIFGTAKKMIRCLQLSNVHSWILPGDNREQFDELAFLEANGTLYSLSLEGRGSAAPLVSALTEAVIDVAMRKASRSPGGRLPIPMLAVLDEAANVVRWKDLPKQYSHFGSRGIVVMTVLQSWAQGARCWGDAGMLALWSAANVKVLGPGVDDMNFLRDRSEAIGEYDAVSSSVSESKGGKSYSRSLGSSKTFTAHGLATLPQGRAIVFTSGQPAVLVRTVPWWEGEYSADVKKSIEHHLPGRKTEIIDLIGSPSLTKVTPPPEYGQSEEVRPL
- a CDS encoding transposase: MVQTCACELEVGRVMPHRSYRRVSPEVRNAAVAQVMALTGKLRSESEACRVVAEQIGVHTNSVRNWVRAAEGPSLERLDATALRRKVALLQQQLAAAAEMNRTLADTLNESRRQR